One stretch of Cygnus atratus isolate AKBS03 ecotype Queensland, Australia chromosome 26, CAtr_DNAZoo_HiC_assembly, whole genome shotgun sequence DNA includes these proteins:
- the BORCS8 gene encoding BLOC-1-related complex subunit 8 isoform X2, translating to MEEPEMQLKVKKVTDKFTESMYVLANEPSVALYRLQEHVRRSLPELAQHKSDMQSWEEQSQGAIYTVEYACSAIKNMTDSSVYFKSIDSLLKHAIAMKDQLNAAQGRSTVAPQAKNPPASS from the exons ATGGAGGAGCCCGAGATGCAGCTGAAGGTGAAGAAAG TTACGGACAAATTCACGGAGAGCATGTACGTCCTGGCCAACGAGCCCTCCGTGGCGCTCTACCGCCTCCAGGAGCACGTCAGGAGATCGCTTCCAGAGCTCGCTCAACACAAG TCCGAcatgcagagctgggaggagcagagccAAGGAGCCATCTACACGGTGGAGTACGCCTGCAG TGCCATAAAGAACATGACGGACAGCAGCGTGTACTTCAAGAGCATCGACAGCCTGCTCAAGCACGCCATCGCCATGAAGGACCAGCTGAACGCTGCTCAGGGCCGCAG cACTGTTGCCCCACAAGCCAAGAATCCGCCAGCCAGTTCCTGA
- the BORCS8 gene encoding BLOC-1-related complex subunit 8 isoform X1 gives MCRPVDAGGKYQDAVWPRVTAASTSVSLLWPLLPSCSASQHLLPWVALPAGAAVASLHEEERAVLPAVAVQSDMQSWEEQSQGAIYTVEYACSAIKNMTDSSVYFKSIDSLLKHAIAMKDQLNAAQGRSTVAPQAKNPPASS, from the exons ATGTGCCGTCCTGTGGACGCCGGCGGCAAATACCAGGACGCCGTGTGGCCCCGTGTGACTGCAGCCAGCACAAGCGTCAGTCTCCTTTGGCCTTTGCTGCCTTCGTGTTCGGCCTCccagcatctcctgccctgGGTTGCCCTCCCGGCTGGGGCAGCGGTGGCCTCGCTGCACGAGGAGGAGCGTGCCGTGCTTCCTGCAGTGGCGGTGCAG TCCGAcatgcagagctgggaggagcagagccAAGGAGCCATCTACACGGTGGAGTACGCCTGCAG TGCCATAAAGAACATGACGGACAGCAGCGTGTACTTCAAGAGCATCGACAGCCTGCTCAAGCACGCCATCGCCATGAAGGACCAGCTGAACGCTGCTCAGGGCCGCAG cACTGTTGCCCCACAAGCCAAGAATCCGCCAGCCAGTTCCTGA
- the TMEM221 gene encoding transmembrane protein 221, with protein MPSSYPQRALTVLLLFGTLSAAMALLASSLIFQLPAGRPGPGPGPGPGRGALPEPAAAALLPVSAVLAALCLVLNVSCLLLCLLHGYFSTELCRGQPGPDRADWFLLDSRTVRHAAIGLFCCGVSVYLTALAIYMLLLFELEAGIASACILSSGIIVLLVTVTHALVRASQLSRRSRSEVSHTLYENDSAQHSEAPAGDLNNKNVAAPRPEIHREFSFPPFLERKPQLGSPASSNLTSSGSPGARSEQESYNLPRTHRTLSAESALLQAQGKPWNGVTREMRNVLARKPGTSGKDSTLV; from the exons ATGCCCTCCTCCTACCCGCAGCGGGCCCTGACGGTGCTCCTGCTCTTCGGCACGCTGTCCGCTGCCATGGCCCTGCTGGCCTCCAGCCTCATCTTCCAGCTgccggcggggcggccgggtcccggtcccggtcccggtcccggtcgAGGGGCGCTGCCGGAGCCGGCGGCCGCCGCGCTGCTGCCGGTCTCGGCCGTGCTGGCCGCGCTCTGCCTGGTGCTCAACGtgagctgcctcctgctctgcctcctccacGGCTACTTCAGCACCGAGCTGTGCCGGGGGCAGCCCGGGCCCGACCG GGCAGACTGGTTCCTTCTGGACAGCCGGACAGTTCGCCACGCCGCCATCGGCTTGTTCTGCTGTGGGGTCTCGGTCTACCTAACAG CTCTTGCCATctacatgctgctgctgttcgAACTCGAGGCCGGTATTGCCAGCGCCTGCATCCTCTCCTCCGGCATCATCGTCCTGCTGGTCACGGTGACGCACGCCCTGGTGCGCGCTTCCCAGCTCTCCCGCCGCAGCCGCTCCGAGGTCTCTCACACCCTGTACGAGAACGACTCTGCCCAGCACAGCGAAGCCCCCGCCGGCGACCTCAACAACAAGAACGTGGCTGCGCCCCGGCCCGAAATCCACCGAGAgttttccttcccccctttCCTGGAGCGCAAACCCCAGCTGGGATCCCCGGCCAGCAGCAACCTCACCTCGtcgggcagccccggggctcgcTCGGAGCAGGAGAGCTACAACCTGCCCCGCACGCACAGGACGCTGTCGGCAGAGtcggccctgctgcaggcacagggcaaGCCCTGGAACGGCGTCACCCGCGAGATGAGGAACGTGCTGGCGCGCAAACCTGGAACCTCGGGCAAGGACTCGACGCTGGTGTGA
- the MEF2B gene encoding myocyte-specific enhancer factor 2B, which produces MGRKKIQISRILDQRNRQVTFTKRKFGLMKKAYELSVLCDCEIALIIFNSTNRLFQYASTDMDKVLLKYTEYSEPHESRTNSDILETLKRKGLGLDSHELELDEGLDAGEKMRKLNEGMDLTVARPRFYSPVPLPEASYGSSPPASGDGALSSTSSSPQSQGRPPAFKPSAPKLSGRSPGPMPPGIGYPLFPPGSLNRALATKTPPPLYLGADGRRGEAHGSLASGRSGGSAARPLYPGLQTLSPVLAPGSAGIPNHSLSGFPFLAPAQAEYGAGEAPPPPGFLQPGPPASWQPPRDMAALGASARIVPAEDAAPGSSPQHHAISIKSERVSPGLGCPSGTPQPPPGSLASLSEASRGSGDLQPRDDYTKGYPYPLGPPRPLAEEQRATVPVPPRRAQAVEGWQR; this is translated from the exons ATGGGCcggaaaaaaatacagatcagCCGAATACTGGACCAGCGGAACCGGCAG GTGACCTTCACCAAGCGTAAATTCGGGCTGATGAAGAAGGCGTACGAGCTGAGCGTGCTGTGCGACTGCGAGATCGCCCTCATCATCTTCAACAGCACCAACCGCCTCTTCCAGTACGCCAGCACCGACATGGACAAGGTGCTGCTCAAGTACACGGAGTACAGCGAGCCCCACGAGAGCCGCACCAACTCCGACATCCTCGAG aCGCTGAAGCgcaaggggctggggctggacaGCCACGAGCTGGAGCTGGACGAGGGGCTGGACGCCGGCGAGAAGATGCGGAAGCTGAACGAGGGCATGGACCTGACGGTGGCACGGCCCCGCTTTTAC AGCCCGGTGCCGCTGCCTGAGGCATCCTACGGCAGCTCCCCGCCAGCCAGCGGTGATGGAGccctgagcagcaccagcagctccccgcAGAGCCagggccgcccgcccgccttcAAACCATCAGCACCGAAGCTCTCGGGGCGCTCTCCAGGACCGATGCCCCCAG GTATCGGCtatcccctcttcccccccgGCAGCCTGAACCGAGCCCTGGCCACCAAGACGCCGCCGCCGCTGTACCTGGGAGCCGACGGCCGGCGCGGCGAAGCCCACGGCAGCCTGGCCAGCGGCAGGAGCGGCGGCAGCGCGGCG AGGCCGCTGTACCCCGGTCTGCAGACCCTGAGCCCCGTGCTTGCACCGGGCAGCGCCGGCATCCCCAACCACAGCCTCTCCGGCTTCCCCTTCCTCGCCCCGGCACAAGCGG agTATGGGGCTGGCgaggccccgccgccccccggcttCCTGCAGCCTGGCCCCCCGGCTTCGTGGCAGCCCCCGCGGGACATGGCAGCGCTGGG GGCCAGCGCCAGGATCGTCCCCGCCGAGGATGCGGCCCCCGGCAGCTCCCCGCAGCACCACGCCATCAGCATCAAGTCGGAGCGGGTCTCGCCGGGGCTCGGCTGCCCCTCgggcaccccgcagccccccccgggcagcctgGCCTCCCTGAGCGAAGCCTCCCGAGGCTCCGGAGACCTCCAGCCGCGGGACGACTACACCAAGGGCTACCCCTACCCCCtgggccccccccggccgctgGCGGAGGAGCAGCGGGCcaccgtccccgtccccccgcgGCGGGCACAGGCTGTGGAGGGGTGGCAGAGATAG